A single window of Sphingobacteriales bacterium DNA harbors:
- a CDS encoding DUF1801 domain-containing protein, with protein MAKTKISGYGTGIKKNTEHFCWIMPTKNYVNLGFNYGAEFPDSKKLLEGTGKLYRHIKIKSINQLSDKDLIELLKFATIYKVPKI; from the coding sequence TTGGCAAAAACAAAAATTTCAGGATATGGTACAGGAATAAAGAAGAATACAGAACACTTCTGTTGGATAATGCCAACCAAAAATTATGTAAACTTAGGATTTAACTATGGTGCTGAATTTCCAGACTCAAAGAAATTACTTGAAGGTACAGGAAAATTATACAGACATATAAAAATAAAATCAATAAATCAATTGTCTGATAAAGACTTAATTGAACTTTTGAAATTTGCTACAATATATAAAGTACCTAAAATTTAG
- a CDS encoding CoA transferase, protein MLMADMGAEIIKIEDPNVPDYTRFMPPHLNGVGVNYLALNRNKKSITLNLKTEKGLQQFYDLVKEADIVVDSFRPGVLAKMKLDYETVKQYNPKIIYVAVTGYGQDGPYKNMAGHDINYLAYAGVLGINGTPDKIMKPGIQIADIAGGTYPTIIACLAALWHRDRTGEGQIVDVAMTDCVLPFLSFYLTETLNSSKTYQRGEHPLAGSLVNYNIYKCKDEKWIALGSLEPKFWINFCTAIQKPEWTSKMMDEQVKNELKTLFLTQTRDEWITQTINADCCIAPIYELDEIEQDPYHIARNNFVEVEHPSLGKIKMINQPIKFSAIKDQQEFSAPPEMGEHNKQYNIE, encoded by the coding sequence ATGTTGATGGCTGATATGGGCGCTGAGATCATTAAAATTGAAGACCCAAATGTACCTGATTACACACGTTTTATGCCACCACATTTGAATGGTGTTGGCGTTAATTATTTAGCATTAAATAGAAATAAAAAATCTATTACACTAAATCTAAAAACTGAAAAAGGATTACAACAATTCTATGATTTAGTAAAAGAAGCAGATATTGTTGTAGATTCATTCAGACCTGGTGTTTTAGCAAAAATGAAATTGGATTATGAAACAGTAAAACAATATAATCCTAAAATAATTTATGTTGCAGTAACTGGCTATGGACAAGATGGTCCATACAAAAACATGGCAGGTCATGACATTAACTATTTAGCCTATGCTGGAGTTTTAGGCATAAATGGCACACCAGATAAAATAATGAAACCAGGCATACAAATTGCAGATATTGCTGGTGGTACATATCCAACTATTATTGCTTGCTTAGCTGCACTTTGGCACAGAGATAGAACAGGCGAAGGACAAATTGTTGATGTAGCCATGACAGATTGCGTGCTTCCTTTTCTTTCATTTTATCTTACCGAAACACTAAATAGTTCTAAAACATACCAACGTGGCGAACATCCATTGGCAGGCAGTTTGGTAAATTATAATATTTATAAATGTAAAGATGAAAAATGGATAGCATTAGGTAGTTTAGAACCTAAATTTTGGATTAACTTTTGCACCGCAATACAAAAGCCAGAATGGACTTCTAAAATGATGGACGAACAGGTAAAAAATGAGCTAAAAACTTTATTTCTTACACAAACAAGAGATGAATGGATAACTCAAACTATTAATGCTGATTGTTGTATTGCTCCAATTTATGAATTGGATGAGATAGAACAAGATCCATATCACATAGCAAGAAATAACTTTGTGGAAGTTGAGCATCCAAGTTTAGGTAAAATTAAGATGATTAATCAACCAATAAAATTTTCTGCAATAAAAGATCAGCAAGAGTTTAGTGCACCACCAGAAATGGGCGAACATAACAAACAATATAATATTGAGTAA
- a CDS encoding DUF4197 domain-containing protein — protein sequence MKKIYVLIFSLFLFGCSTQQIQDAVGSILGTNSTTVTESDAAGGLKDALSQGINIGMGLLSKENGFLGNDLVKIPWPEQANVVKDAMLKLGMQKQVDNVTTSLNRAAEKASGVAIEVFVNAIKQMTIQDAMSILLGGDGTATAYLKKTTTPLLTEKFRPIVDNSLGQVNATKYWSDAMNVYNKIPLVKQVNTDLTGFVTEKALQGVFTMVEKEENKIRANPLGKSYRFNEKGILICRFKKIILC from the coding sequence ATGAAAAAAATTTACGTTTTAATTTTCAGTTTATTCTTATTTGGTTGTTCTACACAACAAATACAAGATGCTGTAGGTTCTATACTTGGCACAAATAGCACAACTGTTACAGAAAGTGATGCTGCTGGTGGTTTGAAAGATGCATTATCACAAGGTATAAATATTGGAATGGGATTATTATCTAAAGAAAATGGATTTCTTGGAAATGATTTAGTAAAAATTCCTTGGCCAGAGCAAGCAAATGTTGTAAAAGATGCAATGCTTAAATTGGGTATGCAAAAACAAGTTGACAATGTAACAACATCATTAAATAGAGCAGCAGAAAAAGCATCAGGCGTTGCTATTGAAGTGTTTGTTAATGCTATCAAACAAATGACTATACAAGATGCAATGAGCATACTTTTAGGTGGTGATGGCACAGCAACAGCATATTTAAAAAAGACGACAACACCATTACTTACTGAAAAATTTAGACCTATTGTAGATAATTCTTTAGGACAAGTAAATGCCACAAAATATTGGTCTGATGCTATGAATGTATATAACAAAATTCCTTTAGTAAAACAAGTAAATACAGATTTAACTGGCTTTGTAACAGAAAAAGCATTGCAAGGTGTTTTTACAATGGTTGAAAAAGAAGAAAATAAAATCAGAGCAAATCCGCTTGGCAAGAGTTACAGATTTAATGAAAAAGGTATTCTCATTTGCAGATTCAAAAAAATAATTTTATGCTAA
- a CDS encoding CinA family protein gives MVLMMMFLKKNRSDALRKNLTISTAESCTGGYLAHLITSISGSSAYYHGSIVAYDNCIKENILHVKRDILNTYGAVSEQTVSEMLDGAIDTFNTDISIATSGIAGPTGGTQDKPVGTVVIGIANKQEKWIKKFVFTNNREINIQLSSTVALFMLKKFVEKKYQ, from the coding sequence ATGGTTTTGATGATGATGTTTTTGAAGAAAAATAGGAGCGATGCTTTAAGAAAAAACCTTACCATATCTACTGCAGAAAGTTGTACTGGTGGTTATTTAGCACATTTAATTACATCAATATCAGGTAGTTCTGCCTATTATCATGGTAGTATAGTAGCATATGATAATTGTATAAAAGAAAATATTTTACACGTTAAAAGAGATATATTAAATACATATGGTGCAGTAAGTGAACAAACAGTTTCTGAGATGTTAGATGGTGCTATAGATACTTTTAATACTGATATTTCAATTGCAACATCAGGCATTGCTGGACCAACAGGAGGAACGCAAGATAAACCAGTTGGTACTGTTGTTATTGGTATTGCCAACAAACAAGAAAAATGGATTAAGAAATTTGTGTTCACAAACAATCGAGAAATAAATATTCAGTTGTCAAGCACAGTTGCATTGTTTATGTTGAAAAAATTTGTAGAAAAAAAATATCAATAA
- a CDS encoding tRNA-(ms[2]io[6]A)-hydroxylase — protein MLGLKLATDPRWVNLAEKSIEEILTDHAYCEQKATSACIALIQNFPEKDYLVHKLMPVVHEEWTHFKLVLDELKKRNLKLGTQRKDEYVLQLNKFFTKGNTRETRFLDHVLMAGLIEARSCERFRLLSLEINDEALKKFYHHLMIAEANHYKMFLDIALHYFEKDKVKDRWNAWLDFETKILENMQLRGDRIH, from the coding sequence ATGTTAGGATTAAAATTAGCAACTGACCCACGTTGGGTAAATTTAGCAGAAAAATCAATTGAAGAAATATTAACCGACCATGCCTATTGCGAACAAAAAGCAACTTCGGCTTGCATTGCATTAATACAAAATTTTCCTGAAAAAGATTATTTAGTTCATAAATTAATGCCTGTGGTACACGAAGAATGGACACATTTTAAATTGGTGCTAGACGAACTTAAAAAACGTAATTTAAAATTAGGCACTCAAAGAAAAGATGAATACGTATTACAATTAAATAAATTTTTTACAAAAGGCAACACCAGAGAAACAAGATTTTTAGATCATGTATTGATGGCAGGATTAATAGAAGCTCGCAGTTGCGAAAGATTCAGATTATTATCTTTAGAAATTAATGATGAAGCATTAAAGAAATTCTATCATCATTTAATGATTGCGGAAGCCAACCATTATAAAATGTTTTTAGATATTGCATTACACTATTTTGAGAAAGATAAAGTAAAAGATAGATGGAATGCATGGCTAGATTTTGAAACAAAAATACTTGAAAACATGCAACTCCGTGGCGATAGAATCCATTAG
- a CDS encoding carboxypeptidase-like regulatory domain-containing protein, with protein MKYFLSFFSLLFSIYSFAQNGKLKGNITDIKSNEALIGVNVSIQNAQEGTTTDIDGNFELDLAEGKYTMVYSYVGYEEKKQEVVISANKETIANIQLSESRSLLNEVVITSSKFARRIGEETVSIDVIKPVMLEKQNLTEAGDVVSRNPGVTVVDGQPNIRGGSGWSYGAGSRVLLLMDDLPMLQPDAGFVSWDQFPVENISQIEVIKGAASALYGSSAMNGIINIRTAYPTSEPYFKFSVFGGVSDNPNQKERIGIIDAAGNFTGQFQETKVNKNWWELDSITFLGGTGVINTPDTTFVNDSRQRPHTYGFSFNYREKLTKSKKLDFIFGGQFNKEIGHNWGSTGTRGRFNINTNYRINEKIQVGVNANLYAAKSQTFFLGRRWNK; from the coding sequence ATGAAATATTTTTTATCATTTTTTTCACTTCTATTTAGCATCTATAGTTTTGCTCAAAATGGAAAATTAAAAGGAAACATTACAGATATTAAAAGTAATGAAGCCTTAATTGGTGTAAATGTCTCCATTCAAAATGCTCAAGAAGGAACCACAACAGATATTGATGGTAATTTTGAATTAGATTTGGCAGAAGGGAAATATACTATGGTGTATAGTTACGTTGGCTATGAAGAAAAAAAACAAGAAGTCGTTATTTCAGCAAATAAAGAAACTATTGCCAATATTCAATTATCAGAATCACGTAGCCTATTAAACGAAGTCGTAATTACAAGTAGTAAATTCGCACGCAGAATAGGAGAAGAAACCGTATCAATAGATGTCATTAAGCCAGTTATGTTAGAAAAACAAAACCTAACTGAAGCAGGAGATGTTGTTTCTCGTAACCCAGGTGTTACGGTAGTAGATGGACAACCTAATATACGTGGTGGTTCTGGATGGTCTTATGGTGCTGGTTCAAGAGTATTATTATTAATGGACGATTTACCTATGTTACAGCCTGATGCAGGTTTCGTATCTTGGGACCAATTTCCTGTAGAAAATATCTCTCAAATAGAAGTAATTAAAGGTGCGGCTTCAGCATTATATGGCTCTTCTGCCATGAATGGTATCATCAATATCAGAACAGCTTACCCAACATCAGAACCATATTTTAAATTTTCTGTTTTTGGTGGTGTAAGCGATAATCCAAATCAAAAAGAGAGAATAGGAATAATAGATGCAGCAGGAAATTTTACTGGTCAATTTCAAGAAACTAAAGTAAACAAAAATTGGTGGGAACTTGATAGTATAACATTTCTTGGTGGAACTGGTGTTATAAATACTCCAGATACTACTTTTGTAAATGATTCAAGACAAAGACCACATACTTATGGGTTCTCTTTTAATTATAGAGAAAAATTAACGAAGAGTAAAAAATTAGATTTCATTTTTGGTGGTCAATTTAATAAAGAGATTGGACATAATTGGGGTAGCACAGGTACAAGAGGAAGATTTAATATCAATACCAATTATAGAATTAACGAGAAAATACAAGTGGGTGTGAATGCTAATTTATATGCAGCCAAATCTCAAACTTTCTTTTTGGGGAGGAGGTGGAATAAATAA
- a CDS encoding TonB-dependent receptor: MQPNLKLSFWGGGGINKYIPGAITGYPTESRSFRGTIDPFFRYADAKGNSHKILTRFMRTEIDNSNDQDNSSNYYYGEYQYQRNISKINFVITTGFTGNYTTSESQLFGNTNHSLYNLAGYVQLDKKFWNRLNITYGFRFETFRMDDAKAETKPVSRVGINVEAAKYTFIRASWGQGYRFPTIAEKFIETSLSEFLKIKPNPNLTSETGMSAEIGIKQGVKLGRDFNAYLDLAAFYQEYNDMMEFNFDVDGGILGFLSKNIGNTRIYGTEVTLMGEGKLFKKFPTTLVAGYTFIIL, translated from the coding sequence ATGCAGCCAAATCTCAAACTTTCTTTTTGGGGAGGAGGTGGAATAAATAAGTATATACCAGGAGCAATTACTGGTTACCCAACTGAATCTCGCTCATTTAGAGGTACTATAGATCCATTTTTTAGATATGCAGATGCCAAAGGTAATAGCCATAAAATATTAACTAGATTTATGCGTACAGAAATAGATAATTCTAACGATCAAGATAATTCTTCAAATTATTATTATGGAGAATATCAATATCAAAGAAATATATCAAAAATTAATTTTGTTATCACAACAGGATTTACAGGAAACTACACAACATCTGAATCTCAATTATTTGGAAATACTAACCATTCTCTGTATAATTTAGCAGGTTATGTACAATTAGATAAAAAGTTTTGGAACAGATTAAATATAACTTATGGTTTCAGATTTGAAACTTTTAGAATGGATGATGCCAAAGCAGAAACCAAACCAGTTTCAAGAGTAGGTATAAACGTTGAAGCAGCTAAATATACATTTATTAGAGCATCTTGGGGTCAAGGCTATCGTTTCCCAACTATTGCAGAAAAGTTCATAGAAACATCGTTAAGTGAATTTTTAAAAATAAAACCAAATCCAAATTTGACATCAGAAACAGGTATGTCTGCCGAAATAGGAATTAAACAAGGTGTTAAATTAGGTAGAGACTTTAATGCATATTTAGATTTAGCTGCTTTCTATCAAGAATATAATGATATGATGGAGTTTAATTTTGATGTAGATGGCGGAATTTTAGGCTTTCTTTCTAAAAATATAGGGAATACAAGAATTTATGGCACAGAAGTTACTTTAATGGGAGAAGGAAAATTGTTTAAAAAATTTCCAACTACATTAGTAGCAGGATATACTTTCATTATTCTTTAA
- a CDS encoding TonB-dependent receptor: protein MWDVSFGPFDFGVSVQYFSAMENFDDVLALVSPSILEFRYGKLKDNWEDKKPQNQLKGDVVMDLRAGINFGKDKNYRFMFTVKNVTNREYTLRPSLVEAPRNYGFRFDMTFK, encoded by the coding sequence ATGTGGGATGTTAGTTTTGGACCATTCGATTTTGGTGTATCAGTACAATATTTTAGTGCAATGGAAAATTTTGATGATGTACTTGCCCTTGTTTCTCCAAGCATTCTAGAATTTAGATATGGAAAATTAAAAGATAACTGGGAAGATAAAAAACCTCAAAATCAATTAAAAGGTGATGTCGTAATGGATTTAAGAGCAGGTATAAACTTTGGAAAAGATAAAAACTATCGTTTTATGTTCACTGTAAAAAATGTTACCAACAGAGAATATACACTTAGACCATCATTAGTAGAAGCACCAAGAAATTACGGATTTAGATTTGATATGACATTCAAGTAG
- a CDS encoding TonB-dependent receptor gives MNYFKHFLFIYLSLAYLLNAYTQNKVSGIVKDAKSKDAIIGANVDCGKLSTNTDIDGRFELNLEDGTHDVVISYLGYNNYSKNITLANNQTISLEIEMDEEAKNVFGQDLVITGSMFEKKASEEVISIEVIKPQLMLGVNALRIDEVARRVSGLNVADGQANIRSGSGWAYGVGSRVMFIVDGQPMLSPDRGDVKWTQLPVEAMGQMEVLKGATSVLYGSSAMNGTIHLQTVKPTKTPLTRFTAFQSFILPPKRKEIKWWDFPVLSFGATFLRAHKPKDNFEYFVSGSVYLNNTQFKGGQEYMARLNYKTRWTSKRNPKLSYGVAGSLLFNREYEFFIWENGKDGAYKANAAQDFNNIRVLVDPYMTVYDKKDNKHEIKTRSYFNRPSFATKTFLENIDYTFGKNFKKIGLNLIVGTNNQMLFINVPAFVGGGVKFGNLFAVYSQLDKRFGDRVTLSGGLRWETYKYQDVKGFTPPIGRFGVNARVGKESYIRFNIGQAFRFPSFAERFVNQPVGSYDLNDSTTAPLLRVLPNESLQPEYGWTSEIGFQQQFKSNNNIYNAQFDAAIYWQEYKNLVDFGGTEDSTSNAKINLRAQNISKARIAGWDISFKNNFNINNKNTLYLNAGYVYAFPIELNSTVNNPNFDNTTIKGYLKNMFKYVGKQIGGIDFYQVLKYRNRHLLTLDAEYTYNQKLTLGMDVRYYSNFEGFDQVFLGIEGVPEYLGSDDRTKGAWVANARVFYNFAKKHTLGCIVKNFTNKEYWLRVGKLESPMSLTMQYRMEF, from the coding sequence ATGAATTACTTCAAACATTTTTTATTCATTTATTTATCACTTGCATATTTATTAAATGCTTATACTCAAAATAAAGTATCTGGTATTGTAAAAGATGCAAAATCTAAAGATGCTATTATTGGAGCAAATGTAGATTGTGGCAAATTATCTACGAATACAGATATAGATGGAAGATTTGAATTAAACCTAGAAGATGGCACACACGATGTTGTAATATCCTATTTGGGTTATAATAATTATAGTAAAAATATAACACTCGCAAATAATCAGACCATTTCATTAGAAATAGAAATGGATGAAGAAGCAAAGAATGTATTCGGACAAGATTTAGTAATTACAGGTTCTATGTTCGAAAAAAAAGCAAGCGAAGAAGTAATCTCAATAGAAGTCATAAAACCTCAATTAATGTTAGGTGTAAATGCACTTAGAATTGATGAAGTAGCACGAAGAGTATCGGGCTTAAATGTTGCAGACGGACAAGCAAACATACGTAGCGGAAGTGGATGGGCTTATGGCGTAGGCTCAAGAGTAATGTTTATTGTAGACGGTCAACCAATGCTTTCGCCAGATAGAGGTGATGTGAAATGGACGCAATTACCTGTTGAAGCTATGGGACAAATGGAAGTATTAAAAGGTGCAACATCAGTATTATATGGTTCTTCTGCCATGAACGGTACCATACATTTACAAACTGTAAAACCAACCAAAACACCTTTAACAAGATTTACAGCATTCCAATCTTTTATTTTACCACCAAAAAGAAAAGAAATAAAATGGTGGGATTTTCCTGTACTTTCATTTGGTGCCACATTTTTAAGAGCACATAAACCCAAAGATAATTTCGAATATTTTGTTAGCGGAAGCGTGTATCTAAACAATACTCAGTTTAAAGGTGGACAAGAATACATGGCAAGATTAAACTACAAAACTAGATGGACAAGTAAAAGAAATCCAAAACTATCTTATGGAGTAGCAGGTAGTCTATTATTTAATAGAGAATATGAATTCTTTATTTGGGAAAATGGCAAAGATGGTGCATACAAAGCAAATGCAGCTCAAGATTTTAATAACATAAGAGTCTTAGTAGATCCATACATGACTGTATATGATAAAAAAGATAATAAGCACGAAATAAAAACCAGAAGCTATTTTAATAGACCATCATTCGCAACCAAAACTTTCTTAGAAAATATTGATTATACCTTTGGCAAAAATTTTAAAAAGATTGGATTAAATTTAATTGTGGGTACAAACAATCAAATGCTTTTTATAAACGTTCCTGCTTTCGTAGGTGGCGGCGTTAAGTTTGGAAACTTATTTGCTGTGTACTCACAACTAGATAAAAGATTTGGAGATAGAGTAACACTTTCTGGTGGATTAAGATGGGAAACATATAAATACCAAGATGTAAAAGGCTTTACACCACCAATCGGAAGATTTGGTGTCAATGCAAGAGTGGGTAAAGAATCATACATTAGATTTAATATCGGACAAGCATTTCGTTTTCCATCTTTTGCAGAAAGATTTGTGAACCAACCAGTCGGAAGTTATGATCTAAATGATTCAACAACAGCACCATTATTAAGAGTACTGCCGAACGAAAGTCTACAACCAGAATATGGCTGGACATCAGAAATCGGTTTCCAACAACAATTTAAATCTAATAACAATATATATAATGCCCAGTTTGATGCTGCAATATATTGGCAAGAATATAAAAATTTAGTCGATTTTGGTGGTACTGAGGACTCAACATCAAATGCAAAAATAAACCTAAGAGCACAAAATATCAGTAAAGCTAGAATTGCAGGTTGGGATATTTCATTTAAAAATAATTTTAATATCAATAATAAAAATACATTATATTTAAATGCAGGATACGTATATGCATTTCCAATTGAGTTAAATTCTACTGTAAATAATCCAAATTTTGATAATACAACTATAAAAGGATATTTAAAAAATATGTTTAAATACGTAGGCAAACAAATTGGAGGAATAGATTTTTATCAAGTCTTAAAATATAGAAATAGACATTTATTAACACTTGACGCAGAATATACCTATAATCAAAAACTAACATTAGGTATGGATGTTAGATATTATTCCAATTTCGAAGGATTTGATCAAGTATTTTTAGGCATTGAAGGTGTACCAGAATATTTAGGATCAGATGACAGAACAAAAGGAGCGTGGGTAGCAAATGCCAGAGTATTTTATAACTTTGCTAAAAAACATACACTTGGTTGTATAGTTAAAAATTTTACAAATAAAGAATATTGGTTGCGTGTCGGAAAATTAGAATCGCCAATGAGCTTAACCATGCAATACAGAATGGAGTTTTAA
- a CDS encoding M42 family metallopeptidase, translating into MAKQEKNAKKTYTIDNKAEKFLFKYLNNASPTGFEVEGQKIWLDYIKPYIDKHDVDFYGTTYGIINPDAPFKVVIEAHADEISWFVSYISEDGLISVIRNGGSDHIIAPSKRVNIHTKKGIVKGVFGWPAIHLRDTGKDTTPSVKNITIDIGAENKKEVEEMGVHVGCVITYEDELMLLNNKYYTGRALDNRIGGFMIAEVAKLIKENNIKLPFALYIVNAVQEEVGLRGAQMVVERIKPNLAIVTDVCHDTSTPMIDKKEQGDFKCGRGPVVTYGPAVHNILREQILSTAEKNKIAFQRDAASRMTGTDTDAFAYGNAGVPSALISLALKYMHTTVETVAKADVEAVITLIYETLKTINPKNSYKYL; encoded by the coding sequence ATGGCAAAGCAAGAAAAAAACGCAAAAAAAACCTATACTATTGATAATAAAGCTGAGAAGTTTTTATTCAAATATTTGAATAATGCATCTCCAACAGGATTTGAAGTAGAAGGACAGAAAATATGGTTAGATTATATAAAACCATACATAGATAAACATGATGTAGATTTCTATGGTACTACATATGGTATTATCAATCCAGATGCACCATTTAAAGTAGTTATTGAAGCACATGCAGATGAAATATCATGGTTTGTATCTTATATTTCTGAAGATGGTTTGATAAGTGTAATTAGAAATGGAGGTAGCGACCACATCATTGCACCATCAAAAAGAGTGAATATCCACACAAAAAAAGGAATAGTAAAAGGTGTTTTTGGTTGGCCAGCAATCCATTTGAGAGACACAGGAAAAGATACAACACCTTCCGTAAAAAATATTACCATAGATATTGGTGCCGAAAATAAGAAAGAAGTAGAAGAAATGGGTGTTCATGTTGGCTGTGTTATCACATACGAAGATGAGTTAATGCTTTTGAATAATAAATATTATACAGGCAGAGCATTAGATAATAGAATTGGTGGTTTTATGATTGCAGAAGTAGCCAAATTAATCAAAGAAAATAATATCAAATTGCCATTTGCATTATATATAGTAAATGCAGTGCAAGAAGAAGTTGGCTTGCGCGGCGCACAAATGGTTGTAGAAAGAATAAAACCAAATTTGGCAATTGTTACAGATGTATGTCACGATACATCAACACCTATGATAGACAAAAAAGAACAAGGCGATTTTAAATGTGGAAGAGGTCCAGTTGTTACTTATGGACCAGCAGTACATAATATTCTTAGAGAGCAAATATTAAGCACAGCAGAAAAAAATAAAATTGCTTTCCAAAGAGATGCAGCTAGTAGAATGACAGGCACAGACACAGACGCATTTGCATACGGAAATGCTGGTGTGCCAAGTGCATTAATTTCATTGGCATTAAAATATATGCATACTACAGTAGAAACAGTTGCAAAAGCAGATGTAGAAGCAGTAATTACTTTAATTTATGAAACTTTAAAGACAATAAATCCAAAAAATAGCTACAAATATTTGTAA
- the lysM gene encoding peptidoglycan-binding protein LysM: protein MGLFSFIKTAGEKIFKGKKPEEAQTEEEKQVHSKELLGYIQSLGFQIEKLVVIVQGDTVTLRGEVPTQEEREKILLAVGNVEGVGQVEDTIVVVTPAPESVLHTVASGDTLSKIAKEHYGNANDYMKIFEANKPMLSHPDKIYVGQVLRIPQA from the coding sequence ATGGGATTATTTAGTTTTATTAAAACAGCTGGAGAAAAAATTTTCAAAGGCAAAAAACCTGAAGAAGCACAAACAGAAGAAGAAAAACAAGTGCACTCAAAAGAGTTATTAGGTTACATCCAAAGTTTAGGATTTCAAATCGAAAAACTTGTAGTTATTGTTCAAGGTGATACTGTAACACTAAGAGGTGAAGTACCAACTCAAGAAGAAAGAGAAAAAATATTATTAGCAGTTGGTAACGTAGAAGGCGTTGGACAAGTTGAAGACACTATTGTTGTTGTTACACCAGCACCAGAATCAGTTTTGCATACAGTAGCAAGTGGAGATACATTATCAAAAATTGCAAAAGAACATTATGGTAATGCAAACGACTATATGAAAATATTTGAAGCAAATAAACCAATGTTATCACATCCTGATAAAATTTACGTTGGTCAAGTATTGAGAATACCACAAGCGTAA
- a CDS encoding TerC family protein: MLLVDVFPNLLDPAVIVSLLTLTFLEIVLGIDNIIFISIVSSKLPKAQQPRARLIGLMMAMAFRICLLFGITYIIKLTNPLFTIPFIEHEGQPLSISSKDLILILGGFFLIAKSISEIHHKLEVDEIVQNKDMKKVVAGFGATIVQIVLIDAVFSIDSILTAVGLVDNVWIMILAVIISIAIMMAFATPVSDYIDRNPTLQILALAFLVAIGIILIAEGFHQHINKGYIYTAMAFGLSVEFLNMRLRKKNQKYVKLNDQDAIQQTEEN, encoded by the coding sequence ATGTTGTTAGTCGATGTATTTCCAAATTTGTTAGATCCAGCAGTAATTGTTTCGTTGTTGACACTTACGTTTTTAGAAATTGTTCTTGGTATTGATAATATCATTTTTATTTCCATAGTTTCATCAAAACTACCTAAAGCACAACAACCAAGAGCCAGATTAATTGGGTTGATGATGGCAATGGCATTCAGAATATGTTTGTTATTTGGAATTACATATATTATAAAATTGACCAATCCATTATTCACAATACCATTTATCGAGCACGAAGGACAACCATTAAGTATTAGTTCAAAAGATTTAATACTTATTCTAGGTGGTTTCTTCTTGATAGCAAAAAGTATATCAGAAATTCATCATAAATTGGAAGTAGATGAAATCGTTCAAAATAAAGATATGAAAAAAGTTGTTGCAGGTTTTGGTGCAACAATAGTTCAGATTGTATTAATAGATGCTGTGTTTTCTATAGATTCTATACTTACTGCAGTTGGCTTAGTAGACAATGTTTGGATTATGATATTGGCAGTAATTATTTCAATAGCTATAATGATGGCATTTGCTACACCAGTTTCAGATTATATAGATAGAAATCCTACTTTGCAAATTTTAGCATTAGCATTTTTAGTTGCAATAGGTATTATTCTAATTGCAGAAGGATTTCATCAGCACATAAATAAAGGTTATATTTATACAGCAATGGCATTTGGCTTGTCTGTAGAGTTTTTAAATATGCGACTGCGTAAGAAAAATCAAAAGTACGTAAAACTAAATGACCAAGATGCCATACAACAAACAGAAGAAAACTAA